TCCTGTTCCACGACCAGACCCTCGTCCCCGACACCGCTGCCGCGCTTGGCCCGCTGATCCGCGACGGTTCGCTGGCCCCGCCCATCGGCGCCGCCCTACCGCTGGACGAGGTCGCCGAGGCGCTGCGCCTGATCGACGAGCGAGAGGCGACCGGCAAGGTCGTGCTGACCGTGCCGTAGCCAACCGCCGGCGTCGGCGGCACGCGAAGTCCTAACTGTCGAACTGCACCGCCACCCGGACCGCCTCGCCCGTGGAGGTGTCGACCAGGGCAGGGTCGCCCAGTGGTCGGTCGAGCTCGATCGTGACGCCGTCCGTTGGTTCCGCTGGGGGTGGGGCGGTGAGGTCTTCGAAGTCCGTCACGCCGTAGCAGACCTCGGAGTCGGTTGAGATGGTCGGGTCGACATCCCAGAGGATGGCCGTCGGGTGACCGGCGTCCGGGTCGTGCTCGACCGTGACGACGTCGGCGCCGTCCGCGCGGATCGTCTCGGCGTCAGCGAGCAGCGTGGGGAGGAACGCCGCCTCATCAGAGGGGACCCCGCCCTGGACGATCACCTCCCGGTCGCCGAAGAACCGGGCGTCAGGGCCACATGACCCCCAGATGGTGTAGCGGTAGTCCGCCGGCGGGACCCAGGTCGACAGCGGCGCGTCAGGATCCGTCGGGGTCGGCGTCGGTTCGACGTACCGCTCGAAGACGACCGTGTCGCTGCCAGCGCTCAACCTCAGATCCTCGTCATCGAGCTCGATGGTGGGGGCGCCCAGCAGCAGCCCCGTCACCCATTCGTCCCAGCTGCCCTCAGGGTGTGGGCAGCCGATCAGCGTGCTCGTGACCTCATCCGCGTCCACCGCCAGGTGTCCGTCGATGAGGTCGTAGGGGCCGTCGACGTCGTTGCAGGCCACGCGTGCACCGACCCGTCCGTGGCTGAAGGTGAGCTGGATCTGCTGGCCTGCGGGGAGATCGAGGCCCTCCACGACCACGCTGCGCCACTCCGATCCGTCGAGCTGCGTCAGCGCAGGTGCGTCGTCCTGGGTTCCGGGGCGGACGTCCAGGCGCGCGTAGACGTCGAGACGGACGTCCGGGTCGTCGCCGGCCCGCATCTCGAGTCCAACCCGGTGCACGCCGGTGTCGAGGTCGTCGAGCGGCAGCTGCTCGACCAACGCCTCCCCGGGCTCGATGTCGTAGCCGTCGTCGTTGACGCCCTCCAGGTCAGCCGGCTGGACCTCGCCGTGCCACACGTGGTGTTGCAGCGCCCACCGCTCGCCGTCCCACCGCTCGATGCGGAAGTACGTTCCTGACCCGAGCGGCGCGTCGTCGGCGGTGATCGTGATCTCCGTTGACGCATCCCCCGGCGCCACCACGTCCGGGGAGAGGCTGGCCAGCTGTGAGAAGGAGTCAGCAGGCGGCTGCGTCGGGACGCCGGCAGGCTCGAGCGCTGTTTGCTGCACCCCCTGCGGGACCGCGCAGGCAGTGAGCACCAGCGCGGTGACCAGGAACAGGACGAGGCGGGACAGGTGCATCATCGTCTCCGACGCCGCGGCCACACCAACGGTTCCCGGTGACAGGGACACCAACAACGTTCGGCTGGAGGAGCACCCGGACGCCGACCTGCGCGCCCCCTCGGTCGCACCTTGCGGCGACAACGACGGGTTCGAGGCCCGAGTGGCGGGGCAGGGCCGATCGATCGGCCGGTCGAGCGGTGTCTCGGTCGCACCTTGCAGCGACAACGGGTGAGTCGGGGTCGTGCACCCGCGCGAGTCCGCGCAGGCAGGGCGGACTCGACGGTGGATCGCCCTCCGGAACCCGGCAGTCATGCAGCTTCCGCCGGTGGGTCTCGGCTGATCTCGACGCCGGTCTGGGTGGTCCAGGTGCGTTGTCCGGGTGGCCCGAGCAACCGGTAGTGACGTCTGGATTTCTGTCGGTGGTGGGTGGTGCAGAGCCAGGCGAGATCGGAGAGGCGGGTGTCCTTGGTGATGGCCCAGCCGGTGACGTGGTCGATCTCCAGGAGGTGGTCGGCGGTGCAGCCGGGGACTTCGCATTGGTAGCCGCGTGCTTCGAGGGCGGTGCGTTGGTGGGCGGTGACCTGTCGTCCGAGGTGGGCGACGGTCACATCATGTCCGTTGGTGATGACGTAGGTGATGTGGGCGTCGGGGATCTGCTCGCGCACTGCGGACAGGGCGACCGGTCCGATGCCGGCGATCTCGCAGGTCTCGCCGTCTTCCACCTCTCCGCGGACCAGTGCGGAGCCGTCGACGCGGATGATGACCTTGGTCTGCCGACCCGTCCGTGGTCCCTTCGTCGCAGGGGTGGGGACGGGGGCATCGTCGTTGCTGGCCTGTTCACCGCCGGTGGTGGCGTGGCCCTCGAGGAGGTTGAGGAGGGCGTCGAACCGGTAGCAGGCATCGTCCTCGCGTTGACCGGCGGCGTGGGCGGCACGGAACACCGCGTCATGCTTACCACGCAGCGCCGCCTCGATCCGGGCACCCAGATCACCGGGGCCCTGGATGAACGCCTTCCATTCGCCGTCGGATTCGGTCCACGACCGGAACGCCCGCCGGGTCAGGTGCCGCCGTCGGGTTGTTTCGCGGTCGGGGTCGGCTGCGGTGCGGATGTCGCGGGCCTTCTTCCGCAGCTCCGGCAACGTCTGGCTGGTGGCGTCCCCGATCAGCTCGTCCGCCTTCTCCGGCGCATCGGCCACGGTTTCGGAGACCACGACGGCCTGGTGTGTCGACAGGGTCCCGTCGGTGACGGCCTTCTCGACGTCGGGCTGGTCCACGAGCTGCTCGGAGGTCTTCAACATCTTCTTGGCTGCCGCGGTGGAGGTGCCGGTGGCGGTAGCGATCAACGTCGCCGCATCCTTCGCGCCAGCGGTCTCGTGGGCGGACGTCTCGGCAGCGCGTCGGGCGGCCCGGGTCAACATGCCGTCGACCAGCCGGCCCGCACGACCCAGATCCACCACCAACCCCGCCACATCACCATCGGGGATGGCGTCGGGGTCGAACCGGCTGGCGAGGGTGTGGAGGTGGGTGACCAGCTCGGTCACCTCACCTGCCTCCACCACCCCTGGTCCACCCATGTCCCGACCCCACTACTCGCTGTCTCGATCGTGTGTTCGAGTCTACCGCATCGAGGGTCTCGGATCGCGTGTTTCCCCAGCTCAGATGCCATTTCGGACGAAATATCAGTGGTGATCATCTCCGCTTCGTGGCTGGTGTTGGACCGTGCCATCCACTGAGGGAGATGTATGAACCAAGGACCTTGTTGACCCTCTGCTCCGGGGAGGTCGTTGACACCTGCACACGGTGCGTGGACGCGGACGGCGGCGGAGGCCGGGTGTGCTGCGTCGAACCTGGCATCGGGCGACGATTGTGGCGATGGGAGCACCAGTGCACCCATCGCCACAATCGTCGAGAAACGCCAATCGTGTCGAGCGGCACCCGGCCGGCACCCCCGCGGCACCCGGCCGGCACCCCCGCGGCACCCGGCCGGCACCCGGGCGGCGCGTGGCCGGCACCCCCGCCGCACCCGGCCGGCACCCGAGCGACACCCGGGCGGCGCGTGCCTCGCTGCCTGGGTCAGTAGCCGAGCGCCGGGTCGACGGGGCCGATCAGGGGGCGGTCCTCGCCCAGTCGCCGCACGTTGGCGGTCACCCGGGCGCTGACCAGCGGCACCGCCATCGCCTCGGTGTTGGCGGTGTGCGGCGTGATGATCGCGTTGTCCAGCGTCCACAGGGGATGGTCGTCGGGCAACGGCTCGGGATCGGTCACGTCCAGGCCTGCCCCAGCGATCGTGCCCTCGCGCAACGCCGTGACCAGGTCGTCGGTGACGACGTGCTGGCCACGCGCGACGTTGACCAGCCAGGAATGGTCGGGCATCGCCGCCAGCGCTTCCTCGTCGATCACGCCCCTTGAATCCTCGGTCAGCGCCAACGCCAGCACCACCAGGTCAGCGCCGTCGAGCGCCTCGAGGGTCCGGTCGGGGGTCACGACGCGGGCGGCGCCGTCCAACGGCTCCCCGGACCGGCGCACGACGGTGACATCGGACTCGAACGGGCCGAGCAGCCGCAGGAAGGACTCGGTGATCCCGCCGCCCCCGAGGACCGTCACCCGCCGGCCGATCAGCGAGGTGCCCCACTGCGGACCCCACCCGCGGGCGGTGACCCGTCCGGGCAGGCCGCGCAGACCCGCCAGCGACAACGCCAGCGCGTGCTCGGCGACGGGGTCGGCGTAGACCCCCTTGCCGCACAGCCACGTCCGCCCGTCGTCGAACAGCCCGAGGGCGGCGAACTCCTCCACCCCGGCCCACAGCAGCTGCACGACCTCGATGTCGGGGTTGGCCGCGAGCACGTCGCTGACGCCAGCCGCGTCGTTGGGGTCGGTCCAGACGAGCATGCGTGCTTCCTCCGGCGCCACGACCTCACCACCCCCGGCGACGACGGCATCGAGGAGGTGCGGTCGCAGTCCCTCTGGCAGGACCGCAACCGGCACGGGGTTGGACGGCATGTCGGGCACGAGGTGCAGATCGGGCATGGCGACCATCCTGCCCCGGCCCGAGGCAGAACCGTCAGGCCAACGGGTCGGTACGGCAGTGGTTGCGCTGCGACACGCCGCACGCCGGCTGGCCGGCCTGCCCGGCGTACACCTGGGGGACCGGGGCCGACACCGCGACCGGCAGGACCAGCGCGGAGGGGAAGTCGGCGCCGGAGTGGATCGTGACCCGGGCCGGGGTCGGGTCCAGCTGGAAGCCCTCCAGCTGGGGAACGGCCGTGGGCGCCTCGACCCACATGCGCAGTCGCGAGCCCTCGCGGACGACGTGGCCGAACGGCAGGACCTCGACCCGGACCAGTGACGGTTCGGTCATCGACAGCGGGGCCACGTCGGCCTCGCGGTGGGTGTGGACCGGCAGGAGCGCCGTCGACCGGGCACGGTCCAGCTGGCGCTGCGACGCTCGCAGCCAGCCCTGGTTGACGAAGACCTCGGTCCCGTCGGCCCTGACCTCGGTCAGGGTCACCTGCAGGTCCACGTTGGGGGCCGTCGCGGTCAGCCACAGGTCCGCGGACGCCGAGCCGAGCAACGCCACGTCCTCGGTGTAGGGCAGCGACGTGAAGGCCGCGAACGTCCCCGGGGGAGGGGAGTAGCGGTCCCACGTGGTCACGGTCTGGTAGTCGCTGCCCAGCGTGGTGCCGTCGGCGATGCCCTGGGTACCTGCAGCGTTGTGCAGCCAGCTCGTGCTGCCCGCGACCGTGGTGCCGCCGAGGCCACCATCGGCTGAGAGCGGCTCGACGTGCGCGACGGCCTGATCGCCCCAGCCGTCGAGCTCGGTGACCCAGCGCGGCGCGGTGGTCTCGCCCTGCTCCCAGAACACGCTGACGGAGGGTTCGGCCAGGTAGTCCTCGAGGAGCGTGCCGTCGGCCAACACCTCGGGGGCGACCAGGTGGGCCTCGAGGAACCGGTCGAGCTCGGCCATCTGCGGCCCCTCCCGGTACGTGCCGTGGTCCCCGTTGGACAGCACCGCCCGGTACGGCACCCCCAGCTCGTCCAGGGTGGCCAGGAAGTGGGTGTTGCGGCTCATCAGCTGCTCGTCCTGCCACGACAGCGCCTGGTAGACGGGGACGTCGATGCGGTCGGCATGGGTGAGCGGCGAGCGCTCGGCGTGCAGCATGACCTCGTGGGGGTGGGTCTCGGCCTGCAGCAGCGGGTTGTCCGGCGCGTTGGTGGCGTGGTGGCGCTGGTTGGCCAGGCACGTCGC
The nucleotide sequence above comes from Euzebya pacifica. Encoded proteins:
- a CDS encoding META domain-containing protein — protein: MSLSPGTVGVAAASETMMHLSRLVLFLVTALVLTACAVPQGVQQTALEPAGVPTQPPADSFSQLASLSPDVVAPGDASTEITITADDAPLGSGTYFRIERWDGERWALQHHVWHGEVQPADLEGVNDDGYDIEPGEALVEQLPLDDLDTGVHRVGLEMRAGDDPDVRLDVYARLDVRPGTQDDAPALTQLDGSEWRSVVVEGLDLPAGQQIQLTFSHGRVGARVACNDVDGPYDLIDGHLAVDADEVTSTLIGCPHPEGSWDEWVTGLLLGAPTIELDDEDLRLSAGSDTVVFERYVEPTPTPTDPDAPLSTWVPPADYRYTIWGSCGPDARFFGDREVIVQGGVPSDEAAFLPTLLADAETIRADGADVVTVEHDPDAGHPTAILWDVDPTISTDSEVCYGVTDFEDLTAPPPAEPTDGVTIELDRPLGDPALVDTSTGEAVRVAVQFDS
- a CDS encoding D-isomer specific 2-hydroxyacid dehydrogenase family protein, encoding MPDLHLVPDMPSNPVPVAVLPEGLRPHLLDAVVAGGGEVVAPEEARMLVWTDPNDAAGVSDVLAANPDIEVVQLLWAGVEEFAALGLFDDGRTWLCGKGVYADPVAEHALALSLAGLRGLPGRVTARGWGPQWGTSLIGRRVTVLGGGGITESFLRLLGPFESDVTVVRRSGEPLDGAARVVTPDRTLEALDGADLVVLALALTEDSRGVIDEEALAAMPDHSWLVNVARGQHVVTDDLVTALREGTIAGAGLDVTDPEPLPDDHPLWTLDNAIITPHTANTEAMAVPLVSARVTANVRRLGEDRPLIGPVDPALGY
- a CDS encoding HNH endonuclease signature motif containing protein — encoded protein: MGGPGVVEAGEVTELVTHLHTLASRFDPDAIPDGDVAGLVVDLGRAGRLVDGMLTRAARRAAETSAHETAGAKDAATLIATATGTSTAAAKKMLKTSEQLVDQPDVEKAVTDGTLSTHQAVVVSETVADAPEKADELIGDATSQTLPELRKKARDIRTAADPDRETTRRRHLTRRAFRSWTESDGEWKAFIQGPGDLGARIEAALRGKHDAVFRAAHAAGQREDDACYRFDALLNLLEGHATTGGEQASNDDAPVPTPATKGPRTGRQTKVIIRVDGSALVRGEVEDGETCEIAGIGPVALSAVREQIPDAHITYVITNGHDVTVAHLGRQVTAHQRTALEARGYQCEVPGCTADHLLEIDHVTGWAITKDTRLSDLAWLCTTHHRQKSRRHYRLLGPPGQRTWTTQTGVEISRDPPAEAA